CGTTCTTCCGCGCCGGCGGGCTCGCCTTCGTCCGGCCGATCTGGCACCCGCGCGTGCTTCCGTTCCACGGTGCCCGCACGGCCACCGACGCCGAACGCGAGGAGGGGCTCGGGGCTGCGACGGCGCGCGAGGCCGGCATCCACGCCGAGGACACGGTCGTCGTGTTCTCCAACTCCGGCGCGAACCCCTTTCCCGTCGAGGTCGCGGAGGTCGCCGCGTCGGCCGGAGCGACCGTCGTCGCGGTGACCTCGCGTGATGCGAACAGGGCGACCCCTCGGCGCGCGGCGCGTCGTCTCGTGGACATCGCCGACATCGTCGTCGACACCGCCGTGCCCGCCGGCGACGCGACCTGGCCGCCGGACGCACCGGTCACCGCTCCCGTGTCGAGCCTCGCCACGAACACGGTCTGGACGCTCATCCTCCGAGAGGTGTACGAGCTCGCCCCCGACGCACCGCGCTGGAAGAGCGCGAACGTGCCGGGCAACGACGCGTTCAATCACGAGCTCGTAGAGCGCTTCGCGGCACGGATCCCTGAACTGTGACCGGGGCGATCCGAGCGGACAGCTCGAACCGCGACGCCGGATAGGTGGAGGTGGTCCACTCGACGACGCTCCCGCGCGAGACCGAGACGCGCACGAGCTCGAGCACCGCAGCGCCCTTCGAGACGCGCAGGCTCTCCGCATCCGCGTCGCGCACGATCCCCGCGCGGATGACCTGCTCCCCGGCCTCGAACCGGACTCCGTAGTCTTCGATCAGGACACGGTAGAGCGACTCCTCCGCGAAGTCGTAGCGGTCGAGGCCGGGGAACACGTCCGTACGCAGATGGCTGCGCTCGATCGCCATCGGCACGCCGTCGGCCATGCGCAGACGCGAGAGCAGCATGACCGGCGCGCCGACCTCGATGCTGAACACCGTCGCGACCTGTTCGTTCGCGGGGACGTCGCCGAGGTGGAGGAGACGGCTGGACGGGACATGGCCCCGTGCCCGCATGTCCTCCGTGAAGCTCGTCAGCTGCAACGGCACGCTCACCGTGGGCCGCGCGACGAACGTTCCTCTTCCCACCTCGCGCGTCAGCAGGCCCTCCTTCACCAGCTCGTCGATCGCCCGGCGGGCGGTCATCCGGGAGACGCCGGTGTCCTCGGCCAGCTGACGCTCGCTCGGCGTCGATGTCCCGATCGGCGACTGCGCGATCCGCTTCCTGAGCATGTCGGCGAGTTCACGGTACTTCGGCGCAGTCACTCCCCGATCATCCCACGCACCGCCGTCGCACCTCGTGCGTCAGCCGACCGGCGAGAACTCGCCGACCAGTCCGTAGAGGTCTTTGGGGTCTTCGGGCTCGGCGACCAGGTCGATGTCGGCCGACAGCCCCTGCGCACGGGCGACATCGCGCAGGTAGCGCAACGCCGAGAAGTCCTCGATCGCGAACCCGACCGAGTCGTAGATCGTCACCTCCTCGGCGCGACTGCGCCCCGGGTGGATCCCCTGCACGACCTGCCAGAACTCCACGACCGGGAAGTCCTCCGGCATCTGCTGGATCTCGCCCTCGATTCGGGTCTGCGGCGTGAACTCGACGAAGACCGGGCCGGAGTCCAGGATCGCGGGCTCGAGCTCGGTCTTGCCCGGGCAGTCGCCGCCGATCGCGTTGATGTGCACGCCGGGCTCGATCTGTGCGGCGTGCAACACCGTCGCCATCGCCTTGTCGGCGGTGCACGTCGTGACGATGTCCGCGCCGCGCACGGCATCGGCCGCGCTCGTCGCACGCACGATCTCGATGCCGAGCGGTGACATGTTGCGCTCGAACTTGTCCATGGCGGCGGCGTCGACGTCCCAGATACGCAGCTGCCGGAGCGAGCGGACGGTGCTCAGACCGATCGCCTGGAACTCCGACTGGCTCCCGGTGCCGATGAAGGCGGCGACGCTCGCGTCGGCACGGGCGAGATAGCGGGCCACCAGCGACGACGTCGCCGCGGTGCGCAGCGCGGTGAGCAGCGTCATCTCGGACACGAAGACCGGGTAGCCGTTGTGCACGTCGGCGAGCACGCCGAACGCCGTGACGGTCTGGTAGCCCGAGGCGGGGTTCCACGGATGACCGTTGACGTACTTGAACGCGTACGTCTCGGCATCCGATGCCGGCATGAGCTCGATCACGCCGAACGGCGTGTGCGACGGGATGCGGGGAAGCTTCTCGAACTCCTGCCAGCGAGAGAAATCGTGCTCGAGGTAGCCGATCATGCCGGAGATCATGCGGGCGACGCCCTCCCGGGCGACGATCTCGGCGGTGTGGCGGACGCCGACGAAGGTGGTCATGCGGAGTGCTCCTGGTTCTGTGCGTACGGGGCGTCGCCGCCGATCCGCACGACGATCCGGCCCTGCACGCTGCCCGCGAGGAACGCGTCG
This window of the Microbacterium sp. AB genome carries:
- a CDS encoding sugar isomerase domain-containing protein — encoded protein: MAVMESLAEYVDLVGTRNRDAIAQAARAIARTAEDGGLVRATGAGHSLAAVLETFFRAGGLAFVRPIWHPRVLPFHGARTATDAEREEGLGAATAREAGIHAEDTVVVFSNSGANPFPVEVAEVAASAGATVVAVTSRDANRATPRRAARRLVDIADIVVDTAVPAGDATWPPDAPVTAPVSSLATNTVWTLILREVYELAPDAPRWKSANVPGNDAFNHELVERFAARIPEL
- a CDS encoding GntR family transcriptional regulator, producing the protein MTAPKYRELADMLRKRIAQSPIGTSTPSERQLAEDTGVSRMTARRAIDELVKEGLLTREVGRGTFVARPTVSVPLQLTSFTEDMRARGHVPSSRLLHLGDVPANEQVATVFSIEVGAPVMLLSRLRMADGVPMAIERSHLRTDVFPGLDRYDFAEESLYRVLIEDYGVRFEAGEQVIRAGIVRDADAESLRVSKGAAVLELVRVSVSRGSVVEWTTSTYPASRFELSARIAPVTVQGSVPRSALRARD
- a CDS encoding ornithine cyclodeaminase; protein product: MTTFVGVRHTAEIVAREGVARMISGMIGYLEHDFSRWQEFEKLPRIPSHTPFGVIELMPASDAETYAFKYVNGHPWNPASGYQTVTAFGVLADVHNGYPVFVSEMTLLTALRTAATSSLVARYLARADASVAAFIGTGSQSEFQAIGLSTVRSLRQLRIWDVDAAAMDKFERNMSPLGIEIVRATSAADAVRGADIVTTCTADKAMATVLHAAQIEPGVHINAIGGDCPGKTELEPAILDSGPVFVEFTPQTRIEGEIQQMPEDFPVVEFWQVVQGIHPGRSRAEEVTIYDSVGFAIEDFSALRYLRDVARAQGLSADIDLVAEPEDPKDLYGLVGEFSPVG